The Myotis daubentonii chromosome 9, mMyoDau2.1, whole genome shotgun sequence genome has a segment encoding these proteins:
- the FERMT3 gene encoding fermitin family homolog 3, producing the protein MAGMKTATGDYIDSSWELRVFVGEEDPEAESVTLRVTGESHIGGVLLKIVEEINRKQDWSDHAIWWEQKKQWLLQTHWTLDKYGILADARLFFGPQHRPILLRLPNRRALRLRASFSQPLFQAVAAICRLLSIRHPEELSLLRAPERKEKKKKEKEPEEEVYDLTKVVLAGGMAPALFRGMPAHFSDSAQTEACYHMLSRPQPPPDPLLLQRLPRPSSLLDKTQLHSRWLDSSRCLMQQDIKAGDMLWLRFKYYSFFDLDPKTDPVRLTQLYEQARWDLLLEEIDCTEEEMMVFAALQYHINKLSQSGEASEPTGADPGLDDLDAALSNLEVKLEGSARTDVLDSLTAIPELKDHLRILRPRKLTLKGYRQHWVVFKETTLSYYKSQDEAPGDPIQQLNLKGCEVVPDVNVSGQKFCIKLLVPSPEGMSELYLRCQDEQQYARWMAGCRLASKGRTMADSSYASEVQGILAFLSLQRAGTGGPGSQPQGPDASAEGLNPYGLVAPRFQRKFKAKQLTPRILEAHQNVAQLPLSEAQLRFIQAWQSLPDFGISYFIVKFKGSRKDEILGIANNRLIRIDLAVGDVVKTWRFSNMRQWNVNWDIRQVAIEFDEHINVAFSCVSASCRIVHEYIGGYIFLSTRERARGEELDEDLFLQLTGGHEAF; encoded by the exons ATCGCAAGCAGGACTGGTCGGACCACGCCATCTGGTGGGAGCAGAAgaagcagtggctgctgcagaCCCACTGGACGCTGGATAAGTACGGCATCCTGGCTGACGCCCGCCTCTTCTTCGGGCCCCAGCACCGGCCCATCCTCCTGCGGCTGCCCAATCGCCGAGCTCTGCGCCTCCGAGCCAGCTTCTCCCAGCCCCTCTTCCAGGCTGTGGCCGCCATCTGCCGCCTCCTCA GCATCCGGCACCCTGAAGAGCTGTCCCTGCTCCGGGCTcctgagaggaaggagaagaagaagaaggagaaggagccgGAGGAGGAGGTCTATGACTTGACCAAGGTCGTCCTGGCTGGGG gcATGGCACCTGCGCTGTTCCGGGGGATGCCAGCCCACTTCTCCGACAGCGCCCAGACGGAGGCCTGCTACCACATGCTGAGCCGGCCTCAGCCGCCGCCCGACCCCCTCCTGCTGCAGCGCCTGCCTCGGCCCAGCTCCCTGCTGGACAAGACCCAGCTGCACAGCAG GTGGCTGGACTCGTCGCGGTGCCTCATGCAGCAGGACATCAAGGCCGGGGACATGCTCTGGCTGCGCTTCAAGTACTACAGCTTCTTCGACCTGGACCCCAAG ACAGACCCGGTGCGGCTGACCCAGCTGTACGAGCAGGCGCGGTGGGACCTGCTGCTGGAGGAGATTGACTGCACCGAGGAGGAGATGATGGTGTTCGCAGCCCTGCAG TACCACATCAACAAGCTGTCGCAGAGCGGGGAGGCGAGTGAGCCCACGGGCGCGGACCCGGGGCTGGACGACCTCGACGCCGCCCTGAGCAACCTGGAGGTGAAGCTGGAGGGCTCGGCGCGCACGGATGTGCTG gacAGCCTCACCGCCATCCCGGAGCTGAAGGACCACCTCCGCATCTTGCG GCCCCGGAAGCTGACCCTGAAAGGGTACCGCCAGCACTGGGTGGTGTTCAAGGAGACCACGCTGTCCTACTACAAGAGCCAGGACGAAGCCCCGGGGGACCCCATTCAGCAGCTCAACCTCAAGG GCTGTGAGGTGGTCCCGGATGTCAACGTCTCCGGCCAGAAATTCTGCATCAAACTCCTGGTGCCCTCGCCTGAGGGCATGAGTGAGCTCTACCTGCGGTGCCAGGAT gagCAGCAGTACGCCCGCTGGATGGCCGGCTGCCGCCTGGCCTCCAAGGGCCGCACCATGGCGGACAGCAGCTACGCCAGCGAGGTGCAGGGCATCCTGGCTTTCCTCAGCCTGCAGCGGGCGGGCACCGGGGGCCCGGGCAGCCAGCCCCAGGGCCCGGACGCCTCCGCGGAGGGCCTCAACCCATACGGCCTGGTCGCCCCCCGCTTCCAGCGCAAGTTCAAGGCCAAACAG CTCACCCCCCGGATCCTGGAAGCCCACCAGAACGTGGCCCAGCTCCCCCTGTCGGAGGCCCAGCTGCGCTTCATCCAGGCCTGGCAGTCCCTGCCTGACTTCGGTATCTCCTACTTCATAGTCAA GTTCAAGGGCAGCAGGAAAGATGAGATCCTGGGCATTGCCAACAACCGACTGATCCGCATCGACCTGGCCGTGGGCGACGTGGTCAAGACCTGGCGCTTCAGCAACATGCGCCAGTGGAATGTCAACTGGGACATCCGGCAG GTGGCCATCGAGTTTGACGAACACATCAACGTGGCTTTCAGCTGCGTGTCTGCCAGCTGCCGCATTGTGCACGAGTACATAGGGGGCTACATTTTCCTGTCAACGCGGGAGCGGGCCCGAGGGGAGGAGCTGGACGAGGACCTCTTCCTGCAGCTCACAGGCGGCCACGAGGCCTTCTGA